In Citrus sinensis cultivar Valencia sweet orange chromosome 4, DVS_A1.0, whole genome shotgun sequence, one DNA window encodes the following:
- the LOC107176398 gene encoding uncharacterized protein LOC107176398, which yields MEEGQLGMSDKLHQIKAALSKLAGSISASKGTPSFNNYESSRFAQYSRSEEGNRPQFISRSTKLECPKFAGGDPTEWHNRILQFFEYQESTDEQKVSLASFHLEGEANQWWQWLRRAYREENKLVTWNDFMEELWARFRPMECEDYNEALSRVKQIGTLRDYQREFERLGNRVSGWTQGALVGTFMGGLKPEIANEIRMFMPKTLKDAFKLA from the coding sequence ATGGAAGAAGGGCAACTAGGGATGAGTGATAAACTGCATCAAATTAAAGCTGCTCTCAGCAAACTAGCAGGGTCTATATCAGCATCCAAAGGGACCCCGAGTTTCAACAATTATGAATCTTCAAGATTTGCACAATATAGCAGAAGTGAAGAAGGTAACCGACCACAATTTATTTCAAGATCTACTAAGCTTGAGTGCCCAAAGTTTGCAGGTGGCGACCCAACAGAATGGCACAACCGAATACTTCAATTCTTCGAGTACCAAGAGTCCACTGACGAGCAGAAGGTGTCTCTTGCTTCCTTTCACCTCGAAGGAGAGGCCAACCAATGGTGGCAATGGCTGCGACGTGCGTATCGTGAGGAAAATAAATTGGTAACATGGAACGATTTTATGGAGGAGCTTTGGGCTCGCTTCAGACCTATGGAATGCGAAGATTACAATGAAGCCTTATCAAGAGTAAAACAAATAGGGACTCTCCGTGACTACCAAAGAGAGTTTGAGAGATTGGGAAACCGAGTTAGTGGCTGGACACAAGGGGCGCTTGTGGGAACCTTCATGGGGGGCCTGAAACCGGAGATTGCGAATGAAATTAGGATGTTCATGCCAAAAACGTTGAAGGATGCGTTCAAACTCGCATGA